The Cucumis melo cultivar AY chromosome 6, USDA_Cmelo_AY_1.0, whole genome shotgun sequence genome includes a region encoding these proteins:
- the LOC103484156 gene encoding cyclic nucleotide-gated ion channel 1-like isoform X2: MEVRRSPESFQLQHSESRPSSIGETRSRNSLRTFRSISTSFTTSFDRLTSFGNIRFDREVRSKGLGYLKCMIDRNPVFLHLWNEILVMLCVIATSLDPLFCYTLLVDEGKQCVGFDNKMRKVVVIVRSIIDFLYIFLIVCHFHFGYSTFYNANPDEADDGVCTRAWKFFFSYFTVDVLSVLPLPQVVVLILIPSLRGNGFIYAVRSLKYILIVQYLPRVFRIYSFLKKVRWTSSILPESAGAKAAFNLFLYMLASHVIGAFWYLFTVERKTTCWEESYTNWPLNCNYVGNLSANLSADTICSPKAENASNSFDFGIFKDALRIVGSRKIVKKLSLCFWWGLQKLSSLGQDLKTSNHLWEVYFAVTITISGLILFALLVGNLQTYLQSTIARLEEMRLKGQDIELWMAYHSLPSKLKKKIKKYERYKWQETKGVDVEQVLRNLPRDLRRDTKRHLFSTPLLRVSKLQNMDKRLLDAICDYLKPVLYIERSFIVQEGEPLDEMVFIIQGKVMIYSKRDSEGADGSSGSGWLTKGDFYGEDLLDWALRNPTSTTVPISTKTIRAHTKVEAFVLMADDLKTVVSKFWWLFSRNSPSLKAIWAPWAALALQLAWRRYQKSKNEKDKCKFQLAIERRNAIKNSNTRLLNSNLARVLRVLKLKAKKAQAESSRV; this comes from the exons ATGGAGGTACGGAG GAGTCCTGAAAGTTTTCAACTGCAACACAGTGAAAGTAGACCTTCGTCTATCGGAGAAACGCGCTCAAGGAATTCACTGAGAACATTCAGATCAATTTCAACAAGCTTTACTACTAGTTTTGATAGGCTTACGAGTTTTGgaaacataagatttgatcgaGAAGTTAGGAGTAAAGGTTTGGGATATCTTAAATGTATGATTGATAGAAATCCAGTATTTCTTCATTTGTGGAATGAAATACTTGTCATGTTGTGTGTGATTGCTACCTCATTGGATCCTTTGTTCTGTTATACCCTGTTGGTTGATGAAGGCAAACAATGTGTTGGATTTGACAACAAGATGAGAAAAGTAGTTGTAATTGTTCGCTCAATCATAGACTTCCTCTACATATTTCTCATAGTCTGTCATTTTCATTTTGGATATTCCACATTTTATAATGCAAATCCTGATGAAGCCGATGATGGTGTTTGCACAAGAGCTTGGAAATTCTTTTTCTCTTACTTCACAGTTGACGTTCTTTCAGTTCTTCCACTCCCCCAG GTGGTGGTTTTAATTCTCATTCCAAGCTTAAGAGGAAATGGATTTATATACGCAGTGAGGTCATTAAAATATATTCTCATTGTTCAATATTTGCCAAGGGTCTTTCGAATCTACTCATTTTTAAAGAAAGTTAGATGGACTTCTAGCATTCTCCCAGAAAGTGCCGGGGCTAAAGCTGCATTCAATCTCTTCCTTTATATGCTTGCTAGCCAT GTTATTGGAGCATTTTGGTACTTATTCACTGTAGAGAGAAAAACAACTTGCTGGGAAGAAAGCTATACAAATTGGCCTCTAAACTGCAATTACGTAGGCAACTTGAGTGCCAATTTGAGTGCCGACACCATTTGTTCTCCAAAAGCTGAAAATGCTTCCaattcttttgattttggaatatTCAAAGACGCTCTTCGTATTGTGGGATCAAGAAAGATCGTGAAGAAACTTTCTCTTTGTTTTTGGTGGGGTCTGCAGAAATTAAG TTCCTTGGGTCAAGATCTCAAAACTAGTAACCATTTGTGGGAAGTCTACTTTGCAGTCACCATTACCATTTCTGGCTTGATATTATTTGCTCTTCTTGTTGGAAATTTGCAG ACATATCTGCAATCAACCATAGCAAGATTGGAGGAAATGAGATTGAAGGGGCAAGATATCGAGTTGTGGATGGCTTACCATTCCCTCCCATCAAAGTTgaagaaaaagattaaaaagtatgaacGGTACAAGTGGCAAGAAACCAAAGGCGTCGATGTGGAGCAAGTTCTTCGTAATCTTCCAAGAGATCTAAGAAGAGACACCAAGCGACATCTATTCTCGACTCCACTCTTAAGA GTTTCAAAGCTTCAAAACATGGACAAAAGGCTTCTGGATGCCATATGTGATTATCTAAAGCCAGTGCTGTACATTGAGCGAAGCTTCATTGTTCAAGAAGGAGAGCCACTGGATGAAATGGTGTTCATAATTCAAGGCAAAGTAATGATCTACTCGAAAAGAGACAGTGAAGGAGCAGATGGTTCCTCAGGGTCAGGATGGCTTACCAAAGGTGACTTCTATGGAGAGGATCTTCTAGACTGGGCACTGCGAAATCCTACTTCAACCACTGTCCCCATATCTACCAAAACCATCCGTGCACACACGAAAGTTGAAGCATTCGTCCTCATGGCAGATGATTTAAAAACTGTGGTCTCGAAATTCTGGTGGCTTTTCAGCAGAAACTCTCCAAGTTTGAAAGCAATATGGGCACCGTGGGCGGCTTTAGCTTTGCAGTTAGCATGGCGGAGATACCAAAAAAGCAAGAATGAGAAGGATAAGTGTAAGTTTCAGCTGGCTATTGAGAGAAGGAATGCTATTAAGAATTCAAATACCCGACTTCTTAACTCTAACCTTGCTCGAGTTCTTCGTGTTCTTAAGCTAAAGGCAAAAAAAGCACAGGCAGAATCCAGCAGAGTCTGA
- the LOC103484156 gene encoding cyclic nucleotide-gated ion channel 1-like isoform X1, with amino-acid sequence MFVSSDILTINLITDSSRFLFLVGYGGSLWKFVTLLLPKALNCLPDAPQNQLHSSCFLVSSSLNSVMEVRRSPESFQLQHSESRPSSIGETRSRNSLRTFRSISTSFTTSFDRLTSFGNIRFDREVRSKGLGYLKCMIDRNPVFLHLWNEILVMLCVIATSLDPLFCYTLLVDEGKQCVGFDNKMRKVVVIVRSIIDFLYIFLIVCHFHFGYSTFYNANPDEADDGVCTRAWKFFFSYFTVDVLSVLPLPQVVVLILIPSLRGNGFIYAVRSLKYILIVQYLPRVFRIYSFLKKVRWTSSILPESAGAKAAFNLFLYMLASHVIGAFWYLFTVERKTTCWEESYTNWPLNCNYVGNLSANLSADTICSPKAENASNSFDFGIFKDALRIVGSRKIVKKLSLCFWWGLQKLSSLGQDLKTSNHLWEVYFAVTITISGLILFALLVGNLQTYLQSTIARLEEMRLKGQDIELWMAYHSLPSKLKKKIKKYERYKWQETKGVDVEQVLRNLPRDLRRDTKRHLFSTPLLRVSKLQNMDKRLLDAICDYLKPVLYIERSFIVQEGEPLDEMVFIIQGKVMIYSKRDSEGADGSSGSGWLTKGDFYGEDLLDWALRNPTSTTVPISTKTIRAHTKVEAFVLMADDLKTVVSKFWWLFSRNSPSLKAIWAPWAALALQLAWRRYQKSKNEKDKCKFQLAIERRNAIKNSNTRLLNSNLARVLRVLKLKAKKAQAESSRV; translated from the exons ATGTTTGTTTCTTCAGATATACTGACTATTAATTTGATTACTGATTCATCTAGATTTCtgtttttagtcggttatggcGGCTCGCTTTGGAAATTTGTTACATTGCTACTGCCAAAAGCTTTAAATTGCCTTCCGGATGCACCTCAAAATCAGCTTCATTCTTCGTGTTTTCTAGTTTCTAGCTCACTCAATTCAGTCATGGAGGTACGGAG GAGTCCTGAAAGTTTTCAACTGCAACACAGTGAAAGTAGACCTTCGTCTATCGGAGAAACGCGCTCAAGGAATTCACTGAGAACATTCAGATCAATTTCAACAAGCTTTACTACTAGTTTTGATAGGCTTACGAGTTTTGgaaacataagatttgatcgaGAAGTTAGGAGTAAAGGTTTGGGATATCTTAAATGTATGATTGATAGAAATCCAGTATTTCTTCATTTGTGGAATGAAATACTTGTCATGTTGTGTGTGATTGCTACCTCATTGGATCCTTTGTTCTGTTATACCCTGTTGGTTGATGAAGGCAAACAATGTGTTGGATTTGACAACAAGATGAGAAAAGTAGTTGTAATTGTTCGCTCAATCATAGACTTCCTCTACATATTTCTCATAGTCTGTCATTTTCATTTTGGATATTCCACATTTTATAATGCAAATCCTGATGAAGCCGATGATGGTGTTTGCACAAGAGCTTGGAAATTCTTTTTCTCTTACTTCACAGTTGACGTTCTTTCAGTTCTTCCACTCCCCCAG GTGGTGGTTTTAATTCTCATTCCAAGCTTAAGAGGAAATGGATTTATATACGCAGTGAGGTCATTAAAATATATTCTCATTGTTCAATATTTGCCAAGGGTCTTTCGAATCTACTCATTTTTAAAGAAAGTTAGATGGACTTCTAGCATTCTCCCAGAAAGTGCCGGGGCTAAAGCTGCATTCAATCTCTTCCTTTATATGCTTGCTAGCCAT GTTATTGGAGCATTTTGGTACTTATTCACTGTAGAGAGAAAAACAACTTGCTGGGAAGAAAGCTATACAAATTGGCCTCTAAACTGCAATTACGTAGGCAACTTGAGTGCCAATTTGAGTGCCGACACCATTTGTTCTCCAAAAGCTGAAAATGCTTCCaattcttttgattttggaatatTCAAAGACGCTCTTCGTATTGTGGGATCAAGAAAGATCGTGAAGAAACTTTCTCTTTGTTTTTGGTGGGGTCTGCAGAAATTAAG TTCCTTGGGTCAAGATCTCAAAACTAGTAACCATTTGTGGGAAGTCTACTTTGCAGTCACCATTACCATTTCTGGCTTGATATTATTTGCTCTTCTTGTTGGAAATTTGCAG ACATATCTGCAATCAACCATAGCAAGATTGGAGGAAATGAGATTGAAGGGGCAAGATATCGAGTTGTGGATGGCTTACCATTCCCTCCCATCAAAGTTgaagaaaaagattaaaaagtatgaacGGTACAAGTGGCAAGAAACCAAAGGCGTCGATGTGGAGCAAGTTCTTCGTAATCTTCCAAGAGATCTAAGAAGAGACACCAAGCGACATCTATTCTCGACTCCACTCTTAAGA GTTTCAAAGCTTCAAAACATGGACAAAAGGCTTCTGGATGCCATATGTGATTATCTAAAGCCAGTGCTGTACATTGAGCGAAGCTTCATTGTTCAAGAAGGAGAGCCACTGGATGAAATGGTGTTCATAATTCAAGGCAAAGTAATGATCTACTCGAAAAGAGACAGTGAAGGAGCAGATGGTTCCTCAGGGTCAGGATGGCTTACCAAAGGTGACTTCTATGGAGAGGATCTTCTAGACTGGGCACTGCGAAATCCTACTTCAACCACTGTCCCCATATCTACCAAAACCATCCGTGCACACACGAAAGTTGAAGCATTCGTCCTCATGGCAGATGATTTAAAAACTGTGGTCTCGAAATTCTGGTGGCTTTTCAGCAGAAACTCTCCAAGTTTGAAAGCAATATGGGCACCGTGGGCGGCTTTAGCTTTGCAGTTAGCATGGCGGAGATACCAAAAAAGCAAGAATGAGAAGGATAAGTGTAAGTTTCAGCTGGCTATTGAGAGAAGGAATGCTATTAAGAATTCAAATACCCGACTTCTTAACTCTAACCTTGCTCGAGTTCTTCGTGTTCTTAAGCTAAAGGCAAAAAAAGCACAGGCAGAATCCAGCAGAGTCTGA
- the LOC103484155 gene encoding cyclic nucleotide-gated ion channel 1-like, which produces MNSALHRGLASGFDGIRNFSSNNLMPEGFPSEKKILDPQGPFLQSWNKLFVLSCVISVSLDPLFFYVPVIDMRKMCLRLDGKVETVVCILRFFTDLFYVVHIVFQFRTGFISPSSRVFGRGVLEEDSLRIATRYLSSYFLIDISSVLPLPQVAILIMRGSRSMNTKDLLKYAVLFQFVPRFLRIYPLYKEVMRTSGILIETAWAGVAFNLFLYMLAGHVFGAIWYLCSIQRVGQCWQEACTKHLGCIFTSLYCDHNYINEGNQFLTEMCPVKKKNIEPFNFGIFIQALQPDIVESDFPKKFLHCFWWGLRNISSLGQNLTTSPCIWENCFAIFVCISGLVLFAFLLGNMQMYWRSSNAREEEMRVRRNDAEQWMSHRLLPENLRKRVRRYEHYTWQETRGVDEHSLLRNLPRDIQRYYKRHLCLALLMRVPMFEKMDERLLDAMCVHLKPVLYTEESCIVREGDPVDEMLFIMRGKLLTMTTNGGRTIFFNSDFLMAGDFCGEELLTWALDPHSSTNLPISTRTVRSLTEVEAFSFESNDLKFVASQYRKLHSKQLRQVFRFYSQQWRTWAACFIQATWRWRRHQRKKLKESLKEEESRLKNALASLEGQSLSLGTTIYAARFAANMLRTVRRNSTRRATIAILLQKPAEPDFLTLEDNNT; this is translated from the exons ATGAATTCAGCTCTCCACAGAGGGTTGGCTTCTGGTTTTGATGGAATTAGAAACTTCTCTTCTAATAATCTCATGCCTGAAGGCTTTCCCTCAGAGAAGAAAATTCTCGATCCACAAGGGCCATTTCTTCAAAGTTGGAACAAGCTATTTGTGTTGTCTTGTGTGATTTCTGTTTCGTTGGATCCTTTGTTCTTTTATGTTCCTGTGATTGATATGAGAAAGATGTGCCTTAGATTAGATGGGAAAGTGGAGACTGTAGTCTGTATACTGCGGTTTTTTACAGATTTGTTCTATGTTGTGCATATTGTTTTTCAGTTTCGTACAGGATTTATTTCTCCCTCTTCACGAGTATTTGGAAGAGGTGTTTTAGAAGAAGATTCCTTGAGAATAGCAACGAGGTATCTGTCATCGTACTTTCTAATTGACATTTCTTCAGTCCTCCCACTTCCACAG GTGGCGATTCTGATAATGAGAGGTTCGAGATCAATGAATACGAAGGACTTGCTAAAATATGCTGTATTATTTCAATTTGTGCCAAGGTTTCTTCGAATCTATCCACTGTACAAAGAAGTTATGAGGACGTCGGGCATACTCATTGAAACAGCTTGGGCAGGAGTGGCATTTAATCTCTTTCTGTACATGCTGGCTGGCCAC GTATTTGGGGCAATCTGGTACTTATGTTCCATACAGCGAGTAGGCCAGTGCTGGCAAGAAGCTTGTACCAAGCATCTTGGCTGTATCTTTACTTCATTATATTGTGATCATAATTACATTAATGAAGGGAATCAATTTCTCACTGAGATGTGCCctgtcaaaaagaaaaatattgaacCTTTTAACTTTGGAATATTCATTCAAGCCCTTCAACCTGATATTGTAGAATCAGATTTTCCGAAGAAGTTCCTACACTGCTTCTGGTGGGGCTTGAGGAATATAAG CTCTTTGGGGCAAAATCTTACTACAAGTCCTTGCATATGGGAAAACTGCTTTGCCATTTTCGTTTGCATCTCTGGCTTAGTGTTGTTTGCATTTCTCCTAGGCAACATGCAG ATGTATTGGCGATCCTCAAATGCAAGAGAGGAGGAGATGAGAGTGAGAAGGAATGATGCTGAACAATGGATGTCACATCGTTTACTCCCTGAGAACCTGAGGAAGCGGGTTCGTAGATATGAACATTACACTTGGCAAGAAACCAGAGGTGTTGATGAACATAGTCTGCTGCGTAATCTGCCTAGAGACATCCAACGATATTATAAACGTCATCTTTGCTTGGCTTTGCTCATGCGA GTCCCGATGTTTGAAAAGATGGATGAACGATTGTTGGATGCAATGTGTGTCCATCTCAAGCCAGTGCTGTACACAGAAGAAAGTTGTATTGTTCGGGAAGGCGATCCAGTTGATGAAATGCTCTTCATCATGAGAGGCAAGCTCTTGACCATGACTACAAATGGTGGGAGAACTATATTCTTCAACTCCGATTTCCTCATGGCTGGTGATTTCTGTGGAGAAGAACTACTGACATGGGCTCTAGACCCTCATTCCTCAACCAATCTCCCTATTTCAACTCGAACTGTCCGATCTCTTACAGAAGTTGAAGCATTTTCTTTTGAATCCAACGACTTGAAATTTGTTGCATCTCAATACCGCAAACTTCACAGCAAGCAGCTACGCCAAGTTTTCAGATTTTACTCACAGCAGTGGAGAACCTGGGCAGCTTGTTTCATACAAGCAACGTGGCGGTGGCGACGCCATCAAAGAAAGAAGCTCAAAGAGTCTCTCAAGGAGGAAGAGAGTAGGTTGAAAAACGCATTAGCTTCCCTTGAGGGCCAGTCACTGAGTTTAGGCACCACCATCTACGCAGCCAGATTTGCTGCTAACATGCTTCGCACGGTGAGACGAAATAGTACTAGAAGAGCTACGATAGCCATATTGCTTCAGAAGCCAGCTGAGCCTGATTTTTTGACCTTGGAAGATAACAACACATAA
- the LOC103484156 gene encoding cyclic nucleotide-gated ion channel 1-like isoform X3: MIDRNPVFLHLWNEILVMLCVIATSLDPLFCYTLLVDEGKQCVGFDNKMRKVVVIVRSIIDFLYIFLIVCHFHFGYSTFYNANPDEADDGVCTRAWKFFFSYFTVDVLSVLPLPQVVVLILIPSLRGNGFIYAVRSLKYILIVQYLPRVFRIYSFLKKVRWTSSILPESAGAKAAFNLFLYMLASHVIGAFWYLFTVERKTTCWEESYTNWPLNCNYVGNLSANLSADTICSPKAENASNSFDFGIFKDALRIVGSRKIVKKLSLCFWWGLQKLSSLGQDLKTSNHLWEVYFAVTITISGLILFALLVGNLQTYLQSTIARLEEMRLKGQDIELWMAYHSLPSKLKKKIKKYERYKWQETKGVDVEQVLRNLPRDLRRDTKRHLFSTPLLRVSKLQNMDKRLLDAICDYLKPVLYIERSFIVQEGEPLDEMVFIIQGKVMIYSKRDSEGADGSSGSGWLTKGDFYGEDLLDWALRNPTSTTVPISTKTIRAHTKVEAFVLMADDLKTVVSKFWWLFSRNSPSLKAIWAPWAALALQLAWRRYQKSKNEKDKCKFQLAIERRNAIKNSNTRLLNSNLARVLRVLKLKAKKAQAESSRV, translated from the exons ATGATTGATAGAAATCCAGTATTTCTTCATTTGTGGAATGAAATACTTGTCATGTTGTGTGTGATTGCTACCTCATTGGATCCTTTGTTCTGTTATACCCTGTTGGTTGATGAAGGCAAACAATGTGTTGGATTTGACAACAAGATGAGAAAAGTAGTTGTAATTGTTCGCTCAATCATAGACTTCCTCTACATATTTCTCATAGTCTGTCATTTTCATTTTGGATATTCCACATTTTATAATGCAAATCCTGATGAAGCCGATGATGGTGTTTGCACAAGAGCTTGGAAATTCTTTTTCTCTTACTTCACAGTTGACGTTCTTTCAGTTCTTCCACTCCCCCAG GTGGTGGTTTTAATTCTCATTCCAAGCTTAAGAGGAAATGGATTTATATACGCAGTGAGGTCATTAAAATATATTCTCATTGTTCAATATTTGCCAAGGGTCTTTCGAATCTACTCATTTTTAAAGAAAGTTAGATGGACTTCTAGCATTCTCCCAGAAAGTGCCGGGGCTAAAGCTGCATTCAATCTCTTCCTTTATATGCTTGCTAGCCAT GTTATTGGAGCATTTTGGTACTTATTCACTGTAGAGAGAAAAACAACTTGCTGGGAAGAAAGCTATACAAATTGGCCTCTAAACTGCAATTACGTAGGCAACTTGAGTGCCAATTTGAGTGCCGACACCATTTGTTCTCCAAAAGCTGAAAATGCTTCCaattcttttgattttggaatatTCAAAGACGCTCTTCGTATTGTGGGATCAAGAAAGATCGTGAAGAAACTTTCTCTTTGTTTTTGGTGGGGTCTGCAGAAATTAAG TTCCTTGGGTCAAGATCTCAAAACTAGTAACCATTTGTGGGAAGTCTACTTTGCAGTCACCATTACCATTTCTGGCTTGATATTATTTGCTCTTCTTGTTGGAAATTTGCAG ACATATCTGCAATCAACCATAGCAAGATTGGAGGAAATGAGATTGAAGGGGCAAGATATCGAGTTGTGGATGGCTTACCATTCCCTCCCATCAAAGTTgaagaaaaagattaaaaagtatgaacGGTACAAGTGGCAAGAAACCAAAGGCGTCGATGTGGAGCAAGTTCTTCGTAATCTTCCAAGAGATCTAAGAAGAGACACCAAGCGACATCTATTCTCGACTCCACTCTTAAGA GTTTCAAAGCTTCAAAACATGGACAAAAGGCTTCTGGATGCCATATGTGATTATCTAAAGCCAGTGCTGTACATTGAGCGAAGCTTCATTGTTCAAGAAGGAGAGCCACTGGATGAAATGGTGTTCATAATTCAAGGCAAAGTAATGATCTACTCGAAAAGAGACAGTGAAGGAGCAGATGGTTCCTCAGGGTCAGGATGGCTTACCAAAGGTGACTTCTATGGAGAGGATCTTCTAGACTGGGCACTGCGAAATCCTACTTCAACCACTGTCCCCATATCTACCAAAACCATCCGTGCACACACGAAAGTTGAAGCATTCGTCCTCATGGCAGATGATTTAAAAACTGTGGTCTCGAAATTCTGGTGGCTTTTCAGCAGAAACTCTCCAAGTTTGAAAGCAATATGGGCACCGTGGGCGGCTTTAGCTTTGCAGTTAGCATGGCGGAGATACCAAAAAAGCAAGAATGAGAAGGATAAGTGTAAGTTTCAGCTGGCTATTGAGAGAAGGAATGCTATTAAGAATTCAAATACCCGACTTCTTAACTCTAACCTTGCTCGAGTTCTTCGTGTTCTTAAGCTAAAGGCAAAAAAAGCACAGGCAGAATCCAGCAGAGTCTGA